The Macadamia integrifolia cultivar HAES 741 chromosome 3, SCU_Mint_v3, whole genome shotgun sequence genome segment acccctctttcctcttttcttgctaggatgtcttctcgcaaaggCAAAGAACCCGTATCCCCTGGCACTCGGAGTAAGACCACAgcttccaaacggaagagtgcggggactagttctccagcccctcgcacaaggcgacccggacctgcccctatcAATTCTTCCGACTATGACGAGGAGCTCTTccactgttcagaggcagcaaccaactggcaggccttcttgaagaggtctgtaatgatggagaagactgtggtagttgacgacttccacaaggttcagcttcaggagaggttcacaacattgggctggcagtctatcctccacatagaccgtccgtgctatgagCAGTTGGTTCGCAGGTTCTACTATAACCTGGAGGTCtcctaccagtacggagagtatgcaataattagtatggtgaagggggtggacattcagctgaccgtggacaccctggctagtattttgggtatctcttcagcTAGGCACCATTTCTACAGTcatcccaggagtaagcccatgggcccgttcatgagtttggagacaccggaccacatctatgagaccatctgtggcagcagtgcgcgTTCGGAttctgagacatcatttttcccgGAGGTTCATGTGTTTGCCCGATTGGTCCaattcaacttgctccccagaggaggtcatcggaaccagatgggcttcatggcggccttcttagcttactgcatctatacggccttagagggaggcgccgagcacttgtgcttgccttacgtcatcctcaagacgatggagcaccatacttcacaccccgaggacggaggatttccatatggcaggatcctcaccaggatctttgagttctttggggtggacctgagtggtgaggaggggaagactccagcagataagttcgacaggggaaatctattgaggatgggtctccacactcttatggatgtaccttagagagcaggagctcagagaggtaggataggagggctgcccctatggaggatgttcccatggaggagtctagtgaggaggatgaggactatgttcctcaggatggggaggatgattttgtggatgaggacatccttgaggaggtgcctcatgagtcgagaggtgttaatcctggcttcactagagctgcaggcccacaacatagagccccaccacctgagagtggtgcatatgattttgagggcatgatgtctactataagggctttgaaggacgggcaagatcagctgttaagaagactgaaggagagtgcttctaggagagtgcttctagggaggaacgcatcctagagaggcaggctactctggagaattcctttctcagactgggccaggacttggatacaacggccaatgccatttcagcagattttggccgacttcgaagggaggtacagctggtgaactcgaggtttgactactacgaccatcgactcaacgttaactctagacctcaggtgaacgtagtagtattggacgatgacgatgacgatgatcagtgaggacttagctcatccacaccagcttctcacctgtttcattttgttgatcttattgtatttttttctttcttttctcattctttgtactttctctgtaactggacttatttgtggggtgatgtgttttgatggtggtttgtggtgaatttgtatatttgaatacttgtgtagtttagttgtggtgtcttttgttaattatgattattgatatatatatatatatatatatatatctgttgtttatcaggtgtttgtgtaaagatttttggaaatcttgttttgcgccgttatgctgccgaaatttcatcaaacttgtactcgatgagttatgacatcaattaattaacctttcattttctctcatgcataccacgaatgcaataactaaatacaaccatttttattactttctttcttcggcttttatctctttaaagtttttacattaacccaattccatttcctattatagattctatggggtctaatggtatgctgtgattGGAATAGTGCAAcacgctctaataccaccgttgtcacaccccgttcacacagaaccgggccagtgatcgggttaacactggttaacccaaacctgccaggatcatctgatacagtatccaaccacagcatacacacaactaagaaagtgttcatcagttcagcggaaggtttaaatttacttgtaaatattcccattatacttgatacccaaattgtaatacatagttaagtacatgtgagcccgcaggcatgatatttacacaaaagaatacaatttacatatcaagtacacaaaagggatcatcaaaaactcAAAGGGTGCAGCTCAACTCAGAATCAAAAgcagagctcagctcggcatcaaaggtaaagcttagctcggtatcaaaaggtagggctcagctcggtatcagaagaagagctcagctcgatatcaaCAGTTAAgcttagctcggcatcagagctgcggtcccgcagcacatccctcgcacgagcaatccgtgtcgtgctctaattcctcagggacccaccaatcctcctcaagAAATTCAacagtggggcccgacccgtgctcttcaggttgatgacctgcaaaatcatctaaaagaggtgcacacatgggatgaactcactaactcagtaagtgaaaagaaggaccacacaacagtccacacaacaaatcacaaccatatgcactatatgctatgcaattcattttaatcacttccacctaatcaatattactaagtctttggtttagtgctactacaaccacagtgcgcgtatactccgggtacgagccatgaactccatcccgtgatacgcccatagggctgtcggagaaggcccaccgtgagtactcagaaaagtaaaacataccgaccatcggctctcaacataaagtaaatgacaaaaattaaaggtgctgactctagcaatttaaaagcagtacgattggccctcttgaatataccaccggggttgtcgactgtcataatgaccagccgggcgtatatCTAACtaccacagtgacctgacaactgcgaccactgcttccccccaaatggtaacccaacaccttaacccctgttgggaagggttgtagcacgggaaggtgataatcctacaccgcatgctcctatatgacatagtacgattgcatagtgcctccgcgtcccattccataggCCACCAATGctctcgttttcaagccgactacgacatctagtctattaatgcattatgcacaatgatgtcaacattcatctcataagcacatcatcatttaacattgagaaaataatcaaaacacacatggcataagataatgtgaggatggctaagctacatataatttgcatgatgacatggctaatctaaaTACAATGGGatgatgcacaacaagccttaaaataagaccaaatgtcctctccccacttacctgtagtgtacaaggactcacgctcggtacgagtgagatccggtgcgagaagcgtacgtgttggtgaacctaacataagtgaatggggttagtatttcaccattttgggatcaaaattaacatgacccaataacaaaatcatgtttagaatcctaaaataaggtcacacgtctattttgggtccgttcggacgtaaaaatcacgttgggagccactcgggtgggtcggacagcccacctgtcatgacccactagtcagacccaccggtcatgatcggcaggcaggtcggcccaccgattgggcccaaGGGTCCTGCTATTACTGGTGGGCAAGTTGGCCGGTAGGTCGGCCCGCTGGTTGGGCCCGctggttggccccgagggtctgccctctcaggcgggtgccctcacgcaggccatttggcccaccggtcttggcgggaaatctgctgtttcttcccaaacttcccccaacctttggggattcaaatggggcttttccaaacccattcttcacacattcaaggtctcataagatggttctaccctagatctaggttagatttaaggaaaggaaagccatcttaccttctttgctcaagaactccttcaaaaccccaaaatcacttcaaatcaccagtgcttcttcaaccttgtaaacacttcttcaaatccttcaaaatcaacacataaaccatctattaagccttagattcatcatctcaaggggaatttacaagacctcaagaaactctacccaaatcaaaggttttacttgggtatggtgaaagtttaaggaaccctacctttgctcacctctaaatgtagatctcgtattggagatcacttttccggcgtcggaatgggaagataaagcctcggcgccgcttaaatccttcccctacttcttcttcctcccctttcttcttctccgttctcttttctccttccttttctctctcctctttactcttttcactaACCACCCGAAtgacataaatgagaaaatgaaaactcataaaagctatttatactttctaaaataactaagtaatcacatgagtgggtcactcaggtgggtggatgcgcccacctgagggccaaaacttggccaacaagtgggattttgacagaattcggccctcggcacgaatctcactcttggcataagatgtaatatacgtatgcaccttaagatacggctacatacctgctttatctgtacatgaccttatgatatgtgcatgtacacggcttgggtacacccgtctcctctggcactggctcggacttgtctggccagcctgtgtttaaggtcacccttgccatcatggtctataaagaacccgccttaactctcttcggttcgggtcctacatggttagatcgggtcaaccgtgtaatcataccgggtttaagaagtagggtattacatatgACCTCCTGTAGAAAAAAACTAGAACCCACCCAAGTTGATATCATGATCAATATTGAGGTAAGTATCCCGGGCTGGGCAGGCCAGCCCAGCCCATACCTGTCACCACAACAGACACTGGATGGCATATGGTGTAATACGAGGACAAGTTTTGCCCATTTCTTTCCATGAAGAGAAAGTTTATGGATTTAGATGCAAACTTCTTAGGCAAACTACTCTAACAGTAAAGAAATCTCCGATGGGAGggaatcaacaatgagcttTATCCCTTCACTGATAGTAAAGAGATGCTCATGCCCATAGTATAAAGTATCTTTGATGTCGATATGATACATTttaatacgtatcttaaatgtagtcaattgatattgatactttaatccCTGATATTTTAACATATTTTAACGTGATACCttctgatatgtatcttaaatttaactgaTCGATATAACAATTGATACCAATACTCTAATCCTTGCTCATGCCTTATGGGTCTTTGAAAGAAATCCTGAAGACACTGATCTCAGATCCCTACAATCCGCTTTATTATTATGGAAAAAGAACTATATCCCATTAATGTGCAAATTAATAGATACACACAGCAATAACATTTGTGCAAAACTAATAGCACATATAAATCAAATTGGAGCCAAGCACGAAAAAACATGCCAATATGTCAATGTCTAGCGTAAAAGACTTTTTCCAATGTGCAAAGACAAACTACAAGAGAGATATAATCCAGATAAATCTTCTTGCatgaaaataatggaattacAATCCTCTCCAGTCAAACTACAGGCCATCaacatcaaaagaaataacTCAATCTTCGATAACAAAATAACTTAAAAGTATTTGTCATTGCTGATATTGAGCTGAGAGAGGGGTGGGGAAGGGTTGCGAAGGTGGGTGGCTCACGGTAGAAGGTAAGGCGGGGGTGAGAGGTGGTGTAGGGCGAATGAGGCAGGGGGTAAAGGCCAGAGAGGCTGGAGGAGTGGGGTCTAACCTGAGTGGGTTGTACTGGGAGGAAAAGGGAGGGGAGGAGCAACCTTACAATTGCACTAAGgtaggaaataaataaataaataaataaaatcattgcCATCTATCAACCTTTAAGCAAGCCTAATGTCACATATACATATCAAAGATCATACATACACAATTGTGGATTGCCACTGAAGCAACCAGAATATGGTAACCATCCGCTACCAAATTCATATTCCAACATGTTTAGGAAAACAATGAAATGCTCCTACTCCACATCATTGGGGTTCCACCTTGGAAGGTAAGAAGTCACCACTATAATCACAGAACTCATTACTGTAGGGAAGGTGGGGCTTTCCTGATCTACTTTTCCCAACATCATAAGTTCCTGAAGTGGATGGAGACGATTCGGCATTTGGGTTTAGACCAGCCAACTGCATTATCCTCTCAATTTCTTTTACAACTTGGCTCATTGTTGGGCGGTTGGCTGCCGAATCTTCTACGCAGTTGAGTGCCAGAtccacaaaattttcaaatcccttgagtgtgtGTCCTGAGCCATTTATGTTTGGGTCAATAAAATCATGGAGGCCATACAGATCCTTTGTCTTATCCATCGCTACCCTCACCTGTCTCACAATGTAATTAGTCCCCCGCTCTATTGGCTTCCTTGCAGTTATTAGTTCCAACATTACTACTCCAAAGCTATAAACATCACTTTTCTCGGTCAACTGCTGCGTCATATAATATTCTGGATCCAAGTAACCCTGCatgtatagaaaaaaaaaagcaagtttCGTCAATCCTTGTTAAAACTGAACTGAAAGGACATTCATTTATATATGTTAGCATTGGGGATTAACGGGTTTAGAATTCACTCACCATCGTCCCCTTTACTTGAGTTGTGACATGATCCTTTTCAGAATCATTCATTAGCTTGGAGAGACCAAAATCAGAAACTTTTGCATTTAACCTCTCATCAAGGAGGATGTTGTTTGATTTAATGTCCCTATGTATTACAGGAGGATCAGCAAGTTCATGCAGATAAGTCAGACCCCTGGCTGATCCTACGGCCGCCTGAAGTCTCTTCATCCAATCCAATTGTATACCTGACTTCCCTATATATATGTTGATGAACAATTAAACAACCCCGCAAGATTCCCAAACTTCTAGTAAACctatgaattaattaattatacaggaaaataattaaaacacaGATAGATGCACATCTATGCAATAACTACTAGTAATGTAATCcattttaaaagaaagaaagatcaaGTACCTGAAAGACTTTCCCTTAGAGTACCATTTGGGATATATTCATACACCAAAATTTGTTCCCCTTGCTCAAAACAGAAACCCACAAGGTTCACAAGGTTCTTATGATGAACCCTGGAAAGCATCTCAATCTCAGTTTTAAACTCAAGACCGCCCTGCAAGGAtccatgttgagctcttttaaTGGCAACCAGATGCCCAGATGAAATTGTCCCTTTATAAACCTGTACAGATCATATTCATGATCATCACTATCATTTTGTAATTAAaccacaaataaataaatttattcaaTAGGAGAAAAGCTGTAACCATAATATAATAACCTTCCCATATCCCCCCTCTCCAATCTCACTAGCCTCTGAGAAATCACATGTGCATTTCTTCAGTTCCTCAAAAGAGAACCATCTAGCTCCTTTTAACTGAGGAATACTACCACTACTTTTACTCGGGTCCCAGGATGCTGCATTTGCATGAGATGGAAGAAATGACAATAATAATAAGCCTCAGAATGAAAAGGATAAAAACAAAGacagagaaacaaaaaatatatatatcatttagCCATCAAAATTGATCATGGACTTACCGAAAGGAATGTTCTGTTTAATAACTCTCTCTGCCCTTCTCTTCTGACGACAACCATAAAATCCTGCACAGATCAGCACGAGTGCAACTAGAAATCCTCCGATAGCTGCTCCAATAATAATTCCAAGTCTCACCGAATTGTTTGATTTCGTAGAAGATTCTACATAACAAGAATAGAGACATGAACATTAACAGTAAAACAAGAtcaaattttggttttaaatagATCTGTAATTAATTACCTCGAAAATAACCATAGTATGTAGTAATGAAATAAAATGGCCCAAAGTAATTTGGTGGCTTAAAGGTTTGGTTGCTCAGCATTAAACCAATTCCCAATATCTCTGACCAACTGAAACGATTATTTCCAGATGGGAAGATCTCCAGACTTATTTCAAGGTAATCATATGAGTCCTTTCTTAGGTTGCTTAAAGAAACTGAATCCACAGGAAGTTGATAGGTCCCAAATGAATGCAGAAGTGAACTTTCAAGATCTTTATAATATGATGATCTTCCCaagtctgagaaggaaatagtTCTGAAAACTAGGGTTCCCTTGTATGGGTATGAACATTTACAGGTAGGGCTGGCATTCTGGTCTGAAGGACAAACAACAGGTACACAATTCATTGAGGCAGTTGAATATGATGAGATAGATTGATTCTCGGACTGCATGCAGTATTGGGATGCTGCTCCTGTTTTTGCGGCACAATATGGATTACCCAGGAGTCTgaaacaaaagaaggagaaagtgagATCGATGATAAAAATATGAACATATACCACAATGTCCACTTTGGCCCATggacctcaaggctttaaaatgcattgtgccatgttaaggagactagaagttattaactagcccagtaatctctccctacgTGATGTAGGACTAAAGTGTGCACACCGTCACCTATCTCCCAGATcctctggtacttgccgtattcttagtggggacacctcaccgatctcccaggtggaTCTaatacttgccgtattcttgggtgttacATCTAAACTTTAGACTTCAAATTGATAACCAACAAATGAAAAATCCTCAttgaaaaaatgaaatcaaaacaaaatagaatGTCGTCACATACATTAAGTGGTTATGGTATACTCCTGTATCCAAAAAAGCTTGAATTGAATTATTTTGTAAATCAATGAGTTGCAGTTGATTGCTAAAGTCAGCACCAATGTCTAATGTACCATTAAGCCGATTGTATCTTAGACTCCTGCAACCAAATTTCAATAATTATTGTTAGATTCTAAATGTCCATTTATAAGTTAGTAACAGAAATTATAGAGATGCATGTACTGATGACACTATAATATTTGTTGTTCATGTACTCTACTTAAGTCAGTTGATACTCACACAGTTTGTAATTGAGGATTGCTGAACAGAGCGGCTGGTATTGCTCCTTGAAGATTAGATTTATCCATCAACCTAAAGGATAAGATAAGTAAGTTGAGGCAAACAAAAATTTTCTTCACaatatatatgagagagagagagagagagagagagagagagatacagtGTGGTCAAGGACCCAAAGGTTGTTGAAAACCATGACGGGGCATCTGTTATATCAAAATTATTATTTCCCAGGTCCCTACAACAGAAATCATCTTGGGTTAATGAGTACCAATTGATAAAGCTTTCCTCTGCCATTaatatttatattaattttgataACATTTTTCTACTTACACATAATTGAGGACATCCATCCCAGTAAGGTCTGGAATGGGGCCACTCAGATTATTGTTGGATAAATGCCTGAAATGGAAATCCAAAATTTACATTTTCAGAAACAATAAAACTGAAACCCGAGAGACCTATTCCTATCATGAACGAATGTGAAGGTTCACAACCAATAGGTTATGGATACTCACAGCTCAACAACACTTGTGAGGTTGTTAAGGTTTGAAGGGACTGTTCCACTTAGCAAATTCCTATCAAACCGTCTGTCACCAGTGAATCAAAACAAGACATCAGATGAAATTAAGGTCAAGCTCACTATACAAGTATCCTAGTGCAAAAGGAATGAATTAAAAAGCCAAGTGTAGATGGCAAGGTACTCACATAATCTCCAAGGCTGTAACAAGTCCAAGAGTGGAAGGAAGGCTTCCAGTGAGTAAGTTGTTGTCAAAAAGCCTGTTCATCATTATCAATTAGTAAAGGTGATTGAAACCAACATCGACtgactaaaaaaagaaatgattatGGCATTGAAACTAAAAAACCCCCTTAGCTACTGCAACTAAATGATAAATGATGGTATATTTTGGAGAATGTTCAAGCAGAGATCCCAAAATTTTGGAACTGGGCAACCGTAATTTACTGGTTACTGTTTTCAAAATGGTCTACTCATAAATTATAGTTTGGAGTTGGATTGTCCTCCCATTTGAACAACTGTGTATTAAATAATTAGCTTTCCAAAGAAACTTACGCATGTATAAGTTTCATGTTTGAACTGAAAAGTTGAGGTGGAATGGTACCAGAGAGCTGATTCTTTCCTAAATGACTGTAAATCAGGAGCAAATTCTTCAGTGATTCATAattggaaaaatattttgattcaGAACAGAGCTGCATAAttccagaaaaaataaaaatgaaggaaaagggCGTACAAGTGTGGGGTATTGACTAGCATGTCAAGACCAGGTGTAGTCCCATTGGAGATTGGTATAGGTCCAGTGAGCTCGTTGTCAGCTAGATCCAACCAAAAAAGCTTAGCCAATTTACCAATAGAAGATGGTATTTTTCCATTGAACCTGTTAGAATTTAGAGCTCTGCAGACAATAAAGTGAGGAATTTTAAGATGACTGAACAAGAGGCAAtattaatttcaaaaaaaaaaaaaaaaaatgatctgtTTGCATCTGTTTCTGCTGAATGGTTGTAAAGGTTTTGCCTA includes the following:
- the LOC122072836 gene encoding leucine-rich repeat receptor protein kinase HPCA1-like, with product MGCLSAMDLQRIHYAWLLVSLFQITSIAAVTNSKDGAALSALKIDWQNTPKNWVDSDPCGDGWVGIKCSNSRVISITILSSRLKGPFSENIQFLSELQTLDLSSNKNLTGPIPASIGNLKKLTSLTLIGCGFYGQIPDSIGSLQNLTFLALNSNRFNGKIPSSIGKLAKLFWLDLADNELTGPIPISNGTTPGLDMLVNTPHFHLGKNQLSGTIPPQLFSSNMKLIHALFDNNLLTGSLPSTLGLVTALEIIRFDRNLLSGTVPSNLNNLTSVVELHLSNNNLSGPIPDLTGMDVLNYVDLGNNNFDITDAPSWFSTTFGSLTTLLMDKSNLQGAIPAALFSNPQLQTVSLRYNRLNGTLDIGADFSNQLQLIDLQNNSIQAFLDTGVYHNHLILLGNPYCAAKTGAASQYCMQSENQSISSYSTASMNCVPVVCPSDQNASPTCKCSYPYKGTLVFRTISFSDLGRSSYYKDLESSLLHSFGTYQLPVDSVSLSNLRKDSYDYLEISLEIFPSGNNRFSWSEILGIGLMLSNQTFKPPNYFGPFYFITTYYGYFRESSTKSNNSVRLGIIIGAAIGGFLVALVLICAGFYGCRQKRRAERVIKQNIPFASWDPSKSSGSIPQLKGARWFSFEELKKCTCDFSEASEIGEGGYGKVYKGTISSGHLVAIKRAQHGSLQGGLEFKTEIEMLSRVHHKNLVNLVGFCFEQGEQILVYEYIPNGTLRESLSGKSGIQLDWMKRLQAAVGSARGLTYLHELADPPVIHRDIKSNNILLDERLNAKVSDFGLSKLMNDSEKDHVTTQVKGTMGYLDPEYYMTQQLTEKSDVYSFGVVMLELITARKPIERGTNYIVRQVRVAMDKTKDLYGLHDFIDPNINGSGHTLKGFENFVDLALNCVEDSAANRPTMSQVVKEIERIMQLAGLNPNAESSPSTSGTYDVGKSRSGKPHLPYSNEFCDYSGDFLPSKVEPQ